CTGATGTTCCCTCTGGCGAGCACGGGCGAGAATTTCGGAGTGGTGCGCACGTTTGTCCCGTTCTCCAAccgggagctggagagagagcgcCTCCGAGCCGTGGAGCGACCCAGGTGAGGGGGGCGCCTCCCGGCCTACCTGTCCATGAACCCTAACACCTCTGGTGTCTCGTACCAAGATGACGCTTCTAAAGTTACTCAGAGGAGGAAGACTGCTGATGACTCAGTTATAGGGTTAGGGCTATATCTTTGTTCACCAGCTTCTACCTCACCACCAGAGGGTAGCTcagttgactgcagatcaagaggttgcaggttcaaatcccctaaATGTACTATACAAGGCTGTTGAGGAAAGAGTCCAGGAAATGAACATGTTATCCTTCTCTGTCAGAGCTGCCTGGCCTCTCCAGAGTGTTCCGTTAGGGGACGTGTCTGTGAGGTGTCTGTTTCAGCGCTCACAGCTCACCTCACTTCCATTTCTCACTTCAGCCAAGCatcacatacactctcacacacacagacacacacacacacacactgccaggccTCCTGGAGAGCGGCTTTGAAAAGCTGACGGCGGTCAACTCAACCTCATTCCCAGGTAGCCAGGTAGTTAATCCATCTGTCGCTGTTTCCAGGGCGacggtgtctgtgtgggtgtaccTGCTGAGTGGGTGTCTCTTGAAGCTGTGTGGCATCATCCATCATGTTGACAGCAACAACACGTACCAGTCCCCTCTCATCCAACTCTCCAGCACAGGTGAGGCTCTCCAGCACAGGTGAGGCTTGTCTGGGTCTGTACCTGGCTGGGTCTGTACCTGGCTGGGTCTGTACCTGGCTGGGTCTGTACCTGGCTGGGTGTGGGGCCCCTTTAAGCACTGTTAGCATGTAGATGCACAAGTCAATATTAGTTCTGGCTGGCACTATTTTCCACCTGTGCTTGCACACGTTCATTCATGTATGAGTGTTGTTGTGATGTGCTGCTCAGGGAATATAGTGGTCCAGGTCCGCTTGGCTCGGGGAGAAGACAAGGCCTTCAGGTCCCACACGGCTCTGCCTCTCAGAACCTGGACTAGACTGGACTTCTACATCCAAGACTCCAAGGTACCACGCATCCACATccaccacacatccacaccacatccacaccacatccacaccacatccATTCCCACACCACATCCAttacacacccacatccacaccacatccacaccacatccattacacacccacatccacaccacatccacaccacatccATTCCCACACCACATCCAttacacacccacatccacaccacaccacacccaccaggCAGCTGTACCTTTTCCCCAGGTAGCTGTTGTCATTGGTGAGCTCAAACTGTGTTCTGTGACTTCAGGTGACCTTGGAAGTAACAGCCGTGTCCACAGCAGGGGAAATAGAAAGTCACACACACGTTTATGAGTAAGTaattaataatatatatttttatttttatttttatgcggggggggggggtgagtacaTTGTAACAAGCTCATGCTATTTATGGACTTTTAAGTGcaactttttaaatgtattttcagTTTCAACAGTAGCATACATTATAATGACACCAGCGGATACTTTGTGATTGGAGGAAGCATGTACATCCCTGGTATCACAGGCTACTTTGGACCAATAAAATACTACCGTATTGGGACTGACAAGGTGCAGTACATAATGCACCCAACTATAATATTTATAATTTAGAGTAATCATGTTGTCTTTGTATAAAATATTTAAACCAAACATCCTGTTCACCCACAACTAAACAAAGATGAAATACAATAGATGGttaaaagggagtcaggtggctgagcggtgagggagtcgggctgaaggttgccagttcgattcccggtcatgccaactgacgttgtgtccttgggcaaggcacttcaccctacttgcctcggggggaatgtccctgtacttactgtaagtcgctctggataagagcgtctgctaaatgactaaatgtaaaagacaGTGTGTTCACCAGTACAGGTGAGTGGAAGGGCTCAGGCAGGTGTTACGACAGCAGGTGTTGTTGTCGTTGCAGGTGGTTAACCCTCTATGTCAGACGTCGCTGGCTCTGGACCGCGCACACAGGAAGTACGAGGTCACCAGGGGATtcactgctgctctcctccaccatctgACAGATCACATGTTCATGACGGGTGAGGAGGCAGGACTCTCTAAAAACCTGAAtttacaagacacaggtggagcCACTAACACTGAACACAGGGAATGAGACACTCGGGCAGGAAAAACACTAACCCAGGCTGGAGTAGCCTACGGCCGTGGGCATGACGGTGTCTGGTACCTGCCCGGCGCCCGGTCTGGCCCTGGCTCAGCAAGCTCAGCTGCTCACCTGTGGGTCATCTCCCTCTGAGaacgtttgtgtgtttcacagcTTCCTGCCCCTGTTACTTTGTTGGATTGTGGAACCGGTTTGGacagaaggtgtgtttacagagcTGGGAGTGGGAGACACAGAAGGAATACAGAGACTTCATGagattcctctcctctcatcacaaCAACCTGCTTACAGGTACCTCACTGGTGCAGAACTCCACATTCAGAAGGTTTtacagtacctcactgtacctAACAATACCTCCTTACCCACAGGACAATGATTACATGTTAAATTCACATACATGCTAGTTACAGTACATGTGTGTCACGTGTGTCTGCAGGGTCCTGGACTAGGAGTCTGGGCAGGAAGCTATTTGAGCATGTAGTGACCCAGCTGTCTGCTTGGTGGCGCTCTCACCcagacaccccctcctccctgctgacTCTCCTCCAGGTGTCCTCGTGCTCAGGACACCACCAGGCCTCGCTTCTCCTGGCCGCCCTGCACCTGTCTGGGCTGGGCGGGGCAGGGGACCCCCTGCAGGTACCCAGGAACACAGTTTGCTAGagcagggttctccaatcctggtgctcgattcaaatgaatgggttgttatcaagctctgtggaagccgggtaatgacccttcatttgaatcaggttgtGAATGTTGTGACTTGTGTGAATATAGCGAGGCAACAACTGACTAAACGTATAAAACCaacttatacaataacaaagAGGTGCCTTGTGAGCCCTGAGGTGTCTACATCCTCTGATTTGACCTCtgtatgacctttgacccccaggCTCAGGTGTTAAGCCTGATGGGGGCATCAGGAGACGAGCGTCTGTGTCTCATGCACCTGGGCTACAAGCACAGCCAGGGCCTGGACGGGTTCCCCAGGGACCTGGGCGTAGCCTGCTCCTACTACACCAACGCCGGGGCTCAGACCGTACTGGACCACGGCAGGGCTTTGGAGACAGAGGTGTTACACACACTTTacagatctatttttcaagaGCTAGCGTCATGGCCAAGAGAAAGGCAGCAGCATCTTCACAGTTACAAACACAACaatataaacaaataaaaagttaCAAGTATAAATCAAAAAGCTGCAAACACGAGTTAAACCCCCTTACAGGACCATACACGTGCGAGGTGTTGGTGGGACGTTCTGGTTTGGCTTCCACACCTGTTGACGGCCGTTCTGTTCTGCTCTCACAGCAATACATCATCGAGCATGTGCATCTGAGCGTCCAGGAAGAGATTGACAGGCTGACCCACCAATCAGGAGACTCCTTCCAGTTTCTCCAGTTCAACGCTGAGAGGGGAGATGTAGAATCTCAGGTTAAATTACAGATATAATATTCTaacattaataatatattttataaaaaatatattcctGTTCTGGCAACATAACATCAATTTAGAAATGTGCTCTTGACTTTCTGCAGAAATTCCTGGCCAAGATTTTATTTGGACGAAACGGTGCCACAAAGGACGTAGCGAGCGCCCTGCGATGGTACAAGACGAGCGCCATGGAAATGAAGGACCCCTCGTCCATGTATGACtactctgtcctcctgctcAAGGTCAGACTGTGCCCTACCACACATGCATCTTACTGAACTTTTTTTCATCTTACTGAagttttaactgtgtgtgtgtgtgtgtgtgtgtgtgtgtgtgtgtgtgtgtgtgtgtgcgcgtgtgaacatgtgtgtttgATCGTGGCTCATGCAGGGACAAGGAGTGAAAAGGAACAAAACTCTGGGGCTTCAACTGATGGAGAAAGCCGCTGCCATGGTAACGAAAcatttcaccccccccctgccccccccacacagttTCACATCTAATAAGACTGAAAACTGAAAAGAAATACAGCAGAACATCAAAGATCAGTCCCGGTTCTAGCGCTAAACAAAAATAACTCTACTTTCACTATACAagtaaactgtactgtactaggaTCCATCTGTGCTACTTTCACTATACAagtaaactgtactgtactaggaTCCATCTGTGCTCGGCTCCCCAGGGCTGTGCTGAAGCGCTGAACGGGCTGGGCTGGTACCACGGGGAGGTGCTGAGGAACCACAGCTCTGCTGCTCTCTACTTCCAGCAGGCCGCACACAACGGGAGTGCCAACGCCATGCACAACCTGGGCATCTATCACCTGAGCGGGCATCTGCCAGGTAGCCCACAGAGGAACGAGGTACCTCATATAACAGTCATGTTGAAAGTAATGTCATGTATTGTCGTCGTGTAAAGTTAGCGAGGTTGTTGTTGTCGTTGTGTAAAGTTAGCGAGGTTGTTGTCATCGTGTAAAGTTAGcgaggttgttgttgttgttgtgtaaagTTAGcgaggttgttgttgttgtcgttgACGACAAGACGGCGgcgttcctcctcttcctgaacGCTTCGGCGTTCGGCCACGTGGAGGCAGCGGTCCAAGCGGCGTGGTACCTGTCCACCGGACACCTGCCCGGCGTGTCCAAGGACGAGGAGAAGGCCGTAATGTAAGtacccccccgctctctctctctcccccccgctctctccctccacctctctctctctcccgctctctctctctcccccccgcccctctctctctccctccacctctctctctctccccccgctctctctctctctctccctccacctctctctccccccacctctctctctccccccgctctctctctctcccccccgcccacctctctctctctccctccacctctctctctcccgctctctctctctcccccccgcccctctctctctccccccgctctctctctctccctccacctctctcccccccacctctctctctctccttgtctctttctgtcttttctctctctgctttctctctttctgtttctctcccccccctctctctccccccccgctctctctctctcccccccgctctctctccccccacctctctctcccccccgcctgtctctctctccccccacctctctctccccccacctctctctccccccacctctctctaccccccgcctgtctctctctcccccccacctctctctcactcctattTGCTCCTCTAAATGTTACCCCACAGCAAGGCAGGTCCGCCTCAGACAATGACGAGGCCTGATTCAGAAAACAGCACCTGCCAGTTGCACGTCTATAAATAAACCTCTCTGTCATTGTGTTTGGGCAGTTCAGTGTGAAGGCCTCAGATAGGACGCCAGACCGGGTCAGGAGCGACCCTGTTCCAGAACGATAATAATAAACACACTGTAGTCACAATAATCTTCTGGGCTTTAAAACAAACTGCAGGTCTTGAGACTAATTGTGTGTTCAGTTCGTGCTTGAGCTACCAGATTTAACGAGGTGAATCAGTGCTAATCTCCCTCGGAAAGACATATGTCATTTACTAAAGCTTCTCTCGCAGCATGCTGAAGACGGTGTGTGAGAAGAACGGCTTTCTGGGATATGTAGTCCAAGCTGCGCTCCAGGCTTACCTACAGGGCTCCATGTGAGAAACTGCAATTCAAATCTTCTCCTTTCGTTCAGTTTGACTGATATTTAATctgatgtgtgggtgggtgtgtgcttgcttgcatgcaTTGTGACGATTGTTTGTGagtattgtgtgtatgtatggatgGCTTTGCATgtattgtgattgtgtgtgtgtgtatatatgtgtgtgactgtgtgtgtctgttctaagGACCGAGGCCCTGGTGAAATATGTACTCGCTGCTGAAACTGGTTTGGGCGTAGCTCAAAACAATGCTGCTTACCTGTGTGAGGTGAGTTGCCTGTTCCTCAGGTCAGACCGGGTCAGACCAGACTAGCGCACtagctccagcacacctgaatCAAATGagtcgttatctagctctgtagaagcctgctaacgaccattcatttgaatcaggtgtgttggagcagggaaacatctaaaacatgcaggacaggtggtacttgaggacagggttaagaaccactgatctaaaacatgcaggacaggtggtacttgaggacagggttaagaaccactgatctaaaacACGCAGGACATGTGGAAAACCACTTATATGCATGATGTTCAGTGTTAGTAGCGATGTTCATCATGTAGCTGTCACAACCCTCTgtgcaggggctgggggagaactATGACTGCCAGTGGAGGTACCACAACTACTCCACCCTGAACCACAACCCCCACCCATCTGGTGACTAACTACTCCTCCACACTTACTGCTGTTCAACATTATAAAATGGGAAACTCAAATCAAGCATTCtatatgtgtctctctctctgtctatatatgtctatgtctctctctctctctgtctctctctctctgtctatatatgtctatgtctctctctctgtctctctctctctgtctatatatgtctatgtctctctctctctcaggcctgcTAAAGATGGGAGATTTGTTCTACCATGGTGGGCCCGGGGTCGTGACCCCTGACGTGGTCCAGGCCATATCTCTGTACACCAGGGCCGGCTTGGCAGGCAGCTCCCaggtcagtctccctctctcccccctctgtctctctcttccctctctctggtccctctctcgcttccgtctctctctctgtctctctctgtctctctctctctctctctctctctctctctctgtctcgctctctcttccctctctctgtctctctgtctctctctctctctctctctggtctctctgtgtccgtctctatccccctctctcttcttgtctcGATCGATCTATCACCACTAGAGCTGTTATCTCTTTCAttaccttccctctctcccacttctaTATTTACACCAATTGACCCTCCCAGACAGTTCATTTCTATAATACACAGTGCTGTCTAGGACCCAGCACTCAGGAGTCCACCGTCACACTCatggttctcctcctccttctcgctcactcctcatcctcccccctcctccccctcctctccctcctcctccccctccccctcctcctcctcctcctcctcctcccccctcctcctcctcctcctctccctccccccctcctccccctcctctccctcctcctcccccctcctcctccttcctcctcctctccctcctccccctcctctccctcctcctcccccctcctcctcctctccctcccccccctcctccccctcctctccctcctcctcccccctcctcctcctccccctcctctccctcctcctcccccctcctccccctcctctccctcctcctcccccctcctcctccccctcctctccctcatcctcccccctcctcctcctcctctccctcatcctcccccctcctccccctcctctccctcctcctcccccctcctcctcctcctcctcctcctcctctctctccccccctcctccccctcctcctcctcctcccccctcctcctcctcctcctcctcctcctcctctccctccccccctcctccccctcctctccctcatcctcccccctcctccccctcctctccctcaacctccccctcctctccctcatcctcctccccctcatcctccccccctcctcctcctcctctccctcatcctcccccctcctccccctcctcctcctcctcctcctccccaggggtTTTATAATCTGGCCGTGGTGGTGCTGGAGGGTCATGCTGTTCCAGGCCGGCTCCAGAGGCAGGTGAATGTGTCTCAGCAGGATGACCAGGAGGCTGTGGTGGTGAAGCTGCTGCTAAggtaccccctccctccccctctctctctctcttttacagaATGGTTTTAATGAAATTAAAGGTCTTAATTTCACCTCCCAAGACTGCAGACGGGCACTATAGATATCCTATACCTCAGGCTGGAGACAATGCTGGAGcttcacggtgtgtgtgtgtggtgtgtgtagaggtATAGTGTGTATAGTGGATAGTGTGTATTGAATGTGTATTGAGTGCAGttgactgctgtgtttgtgtacagtgtgtggtttgtgtgtatgagtgtgtggcgTGTCTCCTCAGAtgtgtgcaggaggaggaggtgctgccCTGCGCTCTGCTCCTGCTGGCTCTCCAGATGGGACGAGCCTGGAGATCGCTGACTCAGGACCCCATCCAGCTCTCATTAGTAGctatcctctctgcctccctgcctccctgcccccctgcctctccctccctgcctccctccctctctgcattaGTCACTTCACTGGGCTCTTCTTCTGTTCTGTAAGTGCATGTGAAGTCCTCTAATGTTCTTCCTGGTTCTGGTCGACAGGCTTATGCGTCTGTAGTCTCAGCCCTCATCGCTCTGATTGGAGGCCTCATGCAAGCTGTTCTTGGTAAGTCATTGATATTAGCCTCTAATATTGATGGCTTCTAATGGTGTCAGTCTCTAATGTTGTTGGCCTATAATGTTGTCGGCCTCTAATGGTGTCAGCCTCAAATTATGTTGGCCTCTTATGTTGTCAGCCTCTAATGATGTTGGCAAGGCTGTAGTTTTAGCCTCTAATGT
The sequence above is drawn from the Osmerus eperlanus chromosome 24, fOsmEpe2.1, whole genome shotgun sequence genome and encodes:
- the LOC134011019 gene encoding protein sel-1 homolog 3 isoform X1 — its product is MTHILVLKLFKYAIAAVALSLQGSSSLERTSRELPVLPPSDRLTMPHTRTPSWGAELLWRLEGARHYQCPHESATVDMLMFPLASTGENFGVVRTFVPFSNRELERERLRAVERPRATVSVWVYLLSGCLLKLCGIIHHVDSNNTYQSPLIQLSSTGNIVVQVRLARGEDKAFRSHTALPLRTWTRLDFYIQDSKVTLEVTAVSTAGEIESHTHVYDFNSSIHYNDTSGYFVIGGSMYIPGITGYFGPIKYYRIGTDKVVNPLCQTSLALDRAHRKYEVTRGFTAALLHHLTDHMFMTASCPCYFVGLWNRFGQKVCLQSWEWETQKEYRDFMRFLSSHHNNLLTGSWTRSLGRKLFEHVVTQLSAWWRSHPDTPSSLLTLLQVSSCSGHHQASLLLAALHLSGLGGAGDPLQAQVLSLMGASGDERLCLMHLGYKHSQGLDGFPRDLGVACSYYTNAGAQTVLDHGRALETEQYIIEHVHLSVQEEIDRLTHQSGDSFQFLQFNAERGDVESQKFLAKILFGRNGATKDVASALRWYKTSAMEMKDPSSMYDYSVLLLKGQGVKRNKTLGLQLMEKAAAMGCAEALNGLGWYHGEVLRNHSSAALYFQQAAHNGSANAMHNLGIYHLSGHLPGSPQRNETAAFLLFLNASAFGHVEAAVQAAWYLSTGHLPGVSKDEEKAVIMLKTVCEKNGFLGYVVQAALQAYLQGSMTEALVKYVLAAETGLGVAQNNAAYLCEGLGENYDCQWRYHNYSTLNHNPHPSGLLKMGDLFYHGGPGVVTPDVVQAISLYTRAGLAGSSQGFYNLAVVVLEGHAVPGRLQRQVNVSQQDDQEAVVVKLLLRCVQEEEVLPCALLLLALQMGRAWRSLTQDPIQLSLAYASVVSALIALIGGLMQAVLDRLPSNQNTSDLTMAERAVSQTAANGNGTQDDTVRREVGSSVRVRRAGIRRRRDQRFQQTIDWAVSTSGVCLITLATLLLYQHL
- the LOC134011019 gene encoding protein sel-1 homolog 3 isoform X3, with amino-acid sequence MTHILVLKLFKYAIAAVALSLQGSSSLERTSRELPVLPPSDRLTMPHTRTPSWGAELLWRLEGARHYQCPHESATVDMLMFPLASTGENFGVVRTFVPFSNRELERERLRAVERPRATVSVWVYLLSGCLLKLCGIIHHVDSNNTYQSPLIQLSSTGNIVVQVRLARGEDKAFRSHTALPLRTWTRLDFYIQDSKVTLEVTAVSTAGEIESHTHVYDFNSSIHYNDTSGYFVIGGSMYIPGITGYFGPIKYYRIGTDKVVNPLCQTSLALDRAHRKYEVTRGFTAALLHHLTDHMFMTASCPCYFVGLWNRFGQKVCLQSWEWETQKEYRDFMRFLSSHHNNLLTGSWTRSLGRKLFEHVVTQLSAWWRSHPDTPSSLLTLLQVSSCSGHHQASLLLAALHLSGLGGAGDPLQAQVLSLMGASGDERLCLMHLGYKHSQGLDGFPRDLGVACSYYTNAGAQTVLDHGRALETEQYIIEHVHLSVQEEIDRLTHQSGDSFQFLQFNAERGDVESQKFLAKILFGRNGATKDVASALRWYKTSAMEMKDPSSMYDYSVLLLKGQGVKRNKTLGLQLMEKAAAMGCAEALNGLGWYHGEVLRNHSSAALYFQQAAHNGSANAMHNLGIYHLSGHLPGSPQRNETAAFLLFLNASAFGHVEAAVQAAWYLSTGHLPGVSKDEEKAVIMLKTVCEKNGFLGYVVQAALQAYLQGSMTEALVKYVLAAETGLGVAQNNAAYLCEGLGENYDCQWRYHNYSTLNHNPHPSGLLKMGDLFYHGGPGVVTPDVVQAISLYTRAGLAGSSQGFYNLAVVVLEGHAVPGRLQRQVNVSQQDDQEAVVVKLLLRLMRL
- the LOC134011019 gene encoding protein sel-1 homolog 3 isoform X2; the encoded protein is MTHILVLKLFKYAIAAVALSLGSSSLERTSRELPVLPPSDRLTMPHTRTPSWGAELLWRLEGARHYQCPHESATVDMLMFPLASTGENFGVVRTFVPFSNRELERERLRAVERPRATVSVWVYLLSGCLLKLCGIIHHVDSNNTYQSPLIQLSSTGNIVVQVRLARGEDKAFRSHTALPLRTWTRLDFYIQDSKVTLEVTAVSTAGEIESHTHVYDFNSSIHYNDTSGYFVIGGSMYIPGITGYFGPIKYYRIGTDKVVNPLCQTSLALDRAHRKYEVTRGFTAALLHHLTDHMFMTASCPCYFVGLWNRFGQKVCLQSWEWETQKEYRDFMRFLSSHHNNLLTGSWTRSLGRKLFEHVVTQLSAWWRSHPDTPSSLLTLLQVSSCSGHHQASLLLAALHLSGLGGAGDPLQAQVLSLMGASGDERLCLMHLGYKHSQGLDGFPRDLGVACSYYTNAGAQTVLDHGRALETEQYIIEHVHLSVQEEIDRLTHQSGDSFQFLQFNAERGDVESQKFLAKILFGRNGATKDVASALRWYKTSAMEMKDPSSMYDYSVLLLKGQGVKRNKTLGLQLMEKAAAMGCAEALNGLGWYHGEVLRNHSSAALYFQQAAHNGSANAMHNLGIYHLSGHLPGSPQRNETAAFLLFLNASAFGHVEAAVQAAWYLSTGHLPGVSKDEEKAVIMLKTVCEKNGFLGYVVQAALQAYLQGSMTEALVKYVLAAETGLGVAQNNAAYLCEGLGENYDCQWRYHNYSTLNHNPHPSGLLKMGDLFYHGGPGVVTPDVVQAISLYTRAGLAGSSQGFYNLAVVVLEGHAVPGRLQRQVNVSQQDDQEAVVVKLLLRCVQEEEVLPCALLLLALQMGRAWRSLTQDPIQLSLAYASVVSALIALIGGLMQAVLDRLPSNQNTSDLTMAERAVSQTAANGNGTQDDTVRREVGSSVRVRRAGIRRRRDQRFQQTIDWAVSTSGVCLITLATLLLYQHL